The region AGCACCTTTTGAAGTAGGTAGGTCCTTGCCGTCCTTTCTGTAATACTCCCTAATGGAGACCAGTGTTTTCCCTCTGAAATCCTGAATCGTCACCTTCCTCTTCTCCGAAAGCTGaaacaacccaccaaaacaaaCAGGAAAACAATCAAATTTCTTCAACCTAAGCAACCATTGCTTCAAAAAATAACCAGAGTGTGAAGATGAAACAGACCTTGCAGATGATGAGATCGCCATCGTCATCGAACTCCTTGTCCTGGGTAACTCcttgttgttcttgttgttcTTCATCTAGCTGTTGCTGCTTCTCTTCGAGAAAAGCTTGCACGATCTGCTTGACGAAGGCTTTgaagggagggagagagaggtCGAGGCCTGGAGTGTCAAACAGAGCTCCAGAAACCGAAACCGAAGACGCCGCGCCAGAGATAGAGTTCGATCTGGTGAGGTTTCAAGCTTAGAGCGCGAGATATTTGTTTTCGTAATGAGAGGAAGAAAGGGTTGTGTCGAATTCACAAGGTCCTTGAAGGAAGCTAACAACAAGGTCCTGAACGAAGCTAACAAC is a window of Lotus japonicus ecotype B-129 chromosome 5, LjGifu_v1.2 DNA encoding:
- the LOC130719277 gene encoding RNA polymerase II transcriptional coactivator KELP-like, whose protein sequence is NLTRSNSISGAASSVSVSGALFDTPGLDLSLPPFKAFVKQIVQAFLEEKQQQLDEEQQEQQGVTQDKEFDDDGDLIICKLSEKRKVTIQDFRGKTLVSIREYYRKDGKDLPTSKGLFTKKYRSFSFYTDHASNDFATKKVKLYTGSVLFVSWVFCFYNVGWTGNISHFHCTQSC